Proteins from one Impatiens glandulifera chromosome 2, dImpGla2.1, whole genome shotgun sequence genomic window:
- the LOC124928121 gene encoding BEL1-like homeodomain protein 7 yields the protein MATYFSGSSNQRDDSSSPMLYNYTEPSPPSVLPANLMMMMYMGPQNQGGSTDAQPQPHDLQALAVDHDLGSWKDERNEILFMHPLGTATNLLQDVQNLQGQGLSLSLSTQMQQHLPSMGNYPNPLSSFLGPNGSGKLPANIVGGDHSSDLMKISVPNSKYLKVAQQLLDEVVNVRKALSKRNCDKETPNDAKQEGTQLSSVVGDEEPTTKCELSAAEKQELQNKLAKLFSMLDEVDTRYKQYYHQMQIVASSFDAVVGPGAAKPYTSLALQTISRHFRSLRDSITGQIKLTRKSLGELDSTLDGGIGKGIGISRLRYVDQQLRQQRALQQMGIMQQHAWRPQRGLPESSVTILRAWLFEHFLHPYPKDSDKSLLARQTGLTRSQVSNWFINARVRLWKPMVEEMYKEEFGEAEMDSSSASEDRAVVVKDTQQQQQQQQGSNENKAADNIEMDDRIIRYSSQAEEVSFRFATIGSSSSSNSPQYQITEMGRSRYGSGNGVVSLSLGLQHCEDGSHLPIPMDTHHHHHHGFADFSRDLLHNNVSSMVAETECMDSRTRQQRFGVPFVT from the exons ATGGCTACTTATTTTTCTGGTTCAAGTAACCAGAGAGATGATTCTTCTTCACCCATGCTCTACAACTATACCGAaccttctcctccttcagttCTTCCTGCCAATCTCATGATGATGATGTATATGGGTCCCCAAAACCAGGGAGGATCGACTGATGCTCAACCACAACCCCACGATCTTCAAGCTCTCGCTGTTGATCATGATCTCGGTAGTTGGAAAGACGagagaaatgagattctttttatGCACCCTTTGGGGACTGCTACTAACCTTCTTCAAGATGTTCAAAACCTACAGGGCCAAGGACTGTCCCTTAGCTTAAGTACCCAAATGCAGCAACATCTGCCTTCAATGGGTAATTACCCGAATCCACTCTCGTCATTCTTAGGCCCTAATGGAAGCGGCAAACTGCCTGCAAATATAGTTGGTGGAGATCATAGTTCAGATTTGATGAAGATTTCAGTTCCAAACTCCAAGTACTTGAAAGTAGCTCAACAGTTGCTTGATGAAGTTGTTAATGTCAGAAAAGCTCTAAGCAAAAGGAATTGCGATAAGGAAACTCCAAACGATGCCAAACAAGAGGGAACACAGTTGTCTTCTGTGGTTGGAGATGAAGAACCAACAACTAAATGCGAGCTTTCTGCTGCTGAGAAACAGGAATTGCAGAACAAGTTGGCAAAGTTGTTCTCTATGTTGGATGAG GTTGATACAAGGTACAAGCAATATTACCATCAGATGCAGATCGTGGCGTCATCATTCGACGCTGTAGTGGGACCTGGAGCTGCAAAGCCATACACATCACTTGCCCTCCAGACGATCTCACGCCATTTTCGTTCTCTTCGTGATTCAATAACAGGACAGATAAAACTAACTAGGAAAAGCCTGGGGGAACTAGATTCCACATTGGATGGTGGTATTGGTAAAGGAATTGGGATATCTCGTCTTCGTTACGTTGATCAGCAACTCAGGCAACAAAGAGCACTCCAACAGATGGGAATCATGCAACAGCATGCTTGGAGGCCACAACGTGGCCTTCCCGAGAGCTCGGTTACGATTCTTCGTGCTTGGCTATTCGAACATTTCCTCCATCC ATATCCAAAAGATTCGGATAAGAGCTTGCTTGCTAGACAAACAGGCCTAACAAGAAGTCAG GTATCTAATTGGTTCATTAATGCAAGAGTCCGTCTATGGAAACCGATGGTCGAAGAGATGTACAAAGAAGAGTTTGGCGAGGCTGAAATGGATTCCAGCTCTGCATCTGAGGACAGAGCAGTAGTAGTAAAAGATACACAACAgcaacagcagcagcagcaaggTTCAAACGAGAATAAGGCAGCAGACAACATAGAAATGGATGACCGTATTATACGTTATTCATCTCAAGCCGAGGAAGTTAGTTTCCGTTTCGCGACAATcggttcttcatcttcttctaatTCTCCCCAATACCAAATTACAGAGATGGGTAGAAGTAGATATGGGAGTGGAAATGGAGTGGTGTCTTTATCATTAGGATTGCAGCATTGTGAGGATGGAAGCCACCTACCAATTCCCATGGACACACATCATCACCACCACCACGGTTTTGCTGATTTTTCGAGGGATCTTCTTCACAATAACGTTTCTTCCATGGTGGCTGAAACAGAGTGCATGGATTCTCGGACTCGACAACAGAGGTTTGGGGTTCCCTTTGTTACATGA
- the LOC124924814 gene encoding probable receptor-like protein kinase At4g39110 codes for MEIIPGGPPPLMIKLNLFSSMAPAFFLILLLLPLNLLLVSATPANNALVVFSPQDNYLIDCGSSTATTLPDGRTFLSDSDAAKFYSSNNEDILVNVPSAENVTSPLFLSAKVFTSESTYSFHIARVGWHWIRLHFYPLDNKDHNLAAARFSVVTDTIVLLHDFTFNSEKSTLIREYIINLDTERFSIKFRPKDGIAFVNAIEVVSAPDILIPDTASTLFPISEFSGLSEQSFQTVYRLNVGGPLITPQNDTLDRTWVPDTEFLETKEMANTVNVATNVIKYPQGESPLIAPQYVYATAVVMANANMANPNFNVTWNLNVDTSFDVLVRLHFADILSKALNDLYFNVYINGRVAISGLDLSTVTGDLASAYYKDFVFNASMAMNPMKIQIGPFDQSTGQKNAIINGIEVFKINNSMGSLDGEFDVNGRSMNGGSKGTVAAVGFAMMFGAFVGLGAMAVKWQKRPHDWQKRNSFSSWLLPLHAGDTSFMASKYGSRKSQFFSSTNGLGRWFSFAELSDATKNWETVIGVGGFGNVYIGAIDEGTQVAVKRGNPQSEQGINEFQTEIQMLSKLRHRHLVSLIGYCDENSEMILVYEFMSKGPLRDHLYGKNLPPLSWKQRLECCIGAARGLHYLHTGTQQGIIHRDVKTTNILLDDNLVAKMADFGLSKDGPTTDNNYVSTAVKGSFGYLDPEYFRKQQLTDKSDVYSFGVVMLEVICARPALNPQLPREQVNLAEWAMQWKRKGMLEKIVDPNLQGNVNPESMKKFAEAAEKCLEEYGVDRPTMGDVLWNMEYALQLQDQSSSKEDDENKETSAPAAAAPPTAEGATKPAETQAVDEHSGSAVFNQLTDGR; via the coding sequence ATGGAAATCATTCCAGGAGGACCTCCTCCATTAATGATCAAGCTCAACCTTTTCTCATCAATGGCGCCTGCCTTCTTCTtaatcctcctcctccttcctCTTAATCTTCTCCTCGTCTCCGCCACCCCTGCAAACAATGCACTCGTCGTATTCTCGCCTCAAGACAATTACCTTATCGATTGCGGCTCATCAACCGCCACAACCCTCCCCGATGGCAGAACATTCTTATCTGATTCCGATGCAGCAAAGTTTTACTCTTCTAACAATGAAGACATTCTAGTTAATGTCCCTTCAGCTGAAAACGTAACATCTCCCTTGTTTCTATCCGCTAAAGTATTCACGTCCGAATCTACTTATAGTTTCCATATTGCTAGAGTCGGTTGGCATTGGATCAGACTCCATTTCTATCCACTTGATAACAAGGATCACAATCTCGCTGCAGCTAGATTCTCCGTCGTTACAGACACCATCGTTCTCCTTCACGACTTCACCTTCAATAGCGAGAAATCAACGCTCATCAGAGAGTACATTATCAACCTCGATACAGAACGGTTTTCCATCAAGTTCAGACCCAAAGACGGGATCGCGTTTGTGAACGCAATTGAAGTCGTTTCCGCTCCAGATATTCTGATTCCCGACACTGCTTCCACTCTATTCCCCATCAGCGAATTTTCCGGCCTGTCGGAACAATCTTTCCAGACCGTCTACAGACTTAACGTCGGCGGTCCGCTTATTACCCCGCAGAATGATACTCTCGATCGGACGTGGGTACCCGACACCGAGTTCTTGGAGACTAAAGAAATGGCGAATACCGTTAATGTCGCGACTAATGTTATCAAGTATCCTCAGGGAGAATCGCCATTGATCGCTCCCCAATATGTTTACGCGACCGCTGTTGTGATGGCGAACGCGAATATGGCGAATCCAAACTTCAACGTGACATGGAATTTAAATGTGGATACTTCGTTTGATGTCCTGGTTCGATTACACTTCGCTGATATTCTTAGTAAGGCGCTCAATGACTTGTATTTTAATGTGTATATCAATGGGAGGGTGGCGATTTCTGGGTTGGATTTGTCTACGGTTACTGGCGATCTTGCCTCGGCGTATTATAAGGATTTCGTTTTCAACGCGTCGATGGCTATGAACCCGATGAAGATCCAGATTGGCCCGTTTGATCAGTCGACGGGACAGAAGAATGCGATCATAAACGGAATTGAGGTTTTCAAGATTAATAATTCAATGGGTAGTCTGGATGGGGAGTTTGACGTGAACGGGAGGAGTATGAATGGGGGGAGTAAAGGGACAGTAGCAGCTGTCGGGTTCGCGATGATGTTCGGAGCTTTTGTCGGGTTGGGTGCCATGGCTGTGAAATGGCAGAAACGACCTCACGATTGGCAGAAGAGGAATAGCTTCTCATCATGGCTTCTCCCTTTACACGCAGGCGACACCAGTTTCATGGCTAGCAAATACGGGTCAAGGAAAAGCCAATTCTTCTCTTCGACCAACGGCCTTGGCCGATGGTTCTCATTCGCTGAATTATCAGACGCGACAAAGAATTGGGAGACAGTGATAGGCGTGGGAGGATTTGGAAACGTCTACATCGGTGCTATCGACGAAGGAACACAAGTAGCAGTTAAACGAGGCAACCCGCAATCCGAACAAGGGATAAACGAATTCCAAACCGAAATCCAGATGCTATCCAAGCTAAGACATCGCCATTTAGTGTCCTTGATCGGTTACTGTGATGAGAATTCGGAGATGATCCTCGTTTACGAGTTCATGTCCAAGGGTCCTTTAAGAGATCATCTCTACGGAAAGAATTTGCCTCCGCTATCGTGGAAACAGAGGTTGGAATGTTGTATTGGTGCTGCCCGCGGCCTTCATTACCTCCACACGGGAACTCAACAGGGCATCATTCATCGAGACGTGAAAACGACCAATATCTTGTTGGATGACAATCTAGTGGCGAAAATGGCAGACTTTGGGTTGTCTAAGGACGGTCCAACCACTGATAATAACTACGTGAGCACGGCTGTGAAAGGTAGTTTCGGGTATTTGGACCCGGAATACTTTAGGAAACAGCAGCTGACGGATAAATCAGACGTGTACTCTTTCGGTGTGGTTATGCTGGAAGTGATTTGCGCTCGACCTGCTCTGAACCCGCAGCTGCCTCGAGAGCAGGTGAATTTGGCGGAGTGGGCCATGCAGTGGAAGAGAAAAGGAATGTTGGAGAAGATCGTTGATCCTAATCTTCAAGGAAATGTAAACCCGGAATCCATGAAGAAATTTGCAGAGGCTGCTGAGAAGTGTTTGGAAGAATATGGTGTGGATAGGCCAACCATGGGAGATGTCCTTTGGAATATGGAGTATGCTCTGCAACTTCAGGATCAATCTTCTTctaaagaagatgatgaaaacaAGGAAACTTCTGcaccagcagcagcagcacCACCTACGGCAGAAGGCGCCACCAAACCAGCTGAAACTCAGGCAGTTGACGAGCATTCCGGGTCTGCTGTGTTCAACCAACTTACAGACGGTAGATAA
- the LOC124928234 gene encoding protein CASPARIAN STRIP INTEGRITY FACTOR 1-like, with product MIRKMDTIMVLMKKKKKNIGVIFLLMMFASLISTAFAGRGSILVIQTKLINQVHQEQEFQHHKESNTIHERLLRVNAKDYGNYDPTPTFSKPPYKLIPN from the exons ATGATCAGGAAGATGGATACTATAATGGttttaatgaagaagaagaagaagaacattGGTGTCATCTTTCTTCTCATGATGTTTGCTTCTCTTATTTCAACTGCATTTGCAG GACGAGGTTCCATTCTTGTAATTCAGACTAAGCTGATCAATCAAGTTCATCAG GAACAAGAGTTTCAACATCACAAAGAAAGCAACACAATACATGAAAGGCTTCTAAGGGTGAATGCCAAAGACTATGGAAACTATGATCCAACACCAACCTTTTCCAAGCCTCCTTACAAACTCATTCCCAACTAA
- the LOC124927376 gene encoding bZIP transcription factor 11-like, producing the protein MANYYSSSRTSSCSGSTSKSIFHNNNNKEQDHDQVDEQQQQKQLIIDEQMRKRKRMVSNRESARRSRLRKQKHENDLTDQVCQLNKEKKVLITGMNRITQKYLIIEAENRVLRAQMVELSNRLQSLNEIIISFINNGNIYYSVEPNQDHHFFTDNYNHINAMMLQY; encoded by the coding sequence ATGGCCAATTATTATTCCTCTAGTAGAACTAGTTCATGTTCAGGGTCCACATCCAAATCTAtctttcataataataataataaggagcAGGATCATGATCAGGTTGAtgagcagcagcagcagaaaCAACTAATTATAGATGAGCAGatgagaaaaaggaaaaggaTGGTATCGAACCGTGAATCAGCCAGGCGTTCGCGTTTGAGAAAACAGAAGCATGAGAATGATCTTACGGATCAGGTTTGTCAGCTGAATAAGGAGAAGAAGGTATTAATTACAGGAATGAACCGCATCACTCAAAAGTATTTGATAATTGAGGCTGAAAACAGGGTACTTAGAGCCCAAATGGTTGAGTTAAGCAACAGATTGCAATCTCTCAATGAAATTATCATAAGTTTTATCAATAATGGGAATATTTACTACTCTGTTGAACCTAACCAGGATCATCATTTCTTCACAGataattataatcatattaATGCCATGATGTTgcagtattaa